A genomic segment from uncultured Marinifilum sp. encodes:
- a CDS encoding carbonic anhydrase, whose protein sequence is MSQLITITKLNDILPEYQNTPISLLIEFHNLNRPYADYQQAQLLVGMCMDHRKHLHIPENFSYIIRTGGANLRYSEFKVSYAISVGGIKHIALIGHNNCGMVNLNAKKEQFIGGLVKEAGWTMDQAVEHFNNFAPMFEIGNAIDFVVAEAKRLRVKYPKIIVAPLFYNVDDNKLYMIEE, encoded by the coding sequence ATGAGTCAACTAATAACGATTACAAAGCTTAATGATATATTACCAGAATATCAGAATACACCCATTAGTTTATTAATCGAATTTCATAATTTAAACCGACCTTATGCAGATTATCAACAAGCTCAGCTCTTAGTGGGAATGTGTATGGACCATAGGAAACATCTTCATATTCCTGAAAATTTTTCATATATTATTAGAACCGGAGGAGCCAACTTAAGATATAGCGAATTTAAAGTTTCCTATGCAATTTCGGTTGGTGGTATAAAGCATATTGCTTTAATAGGACACAATAATTGTGGCATGGTAAACTTAAATGCTAAAAAAGAGCAGTTTATTGGAGGATTGGTTAAGGAAGCTGGTTGGACAATGGATCAGGCTGTAGAGCACTTCAATAATTTCGCACCTATGTTTGAAATTGGAAATGCCATCGATTTTGTAGTTGCAGAAGCCAAAAGGTTAAGAGTTAAATACCCTAAAATTATTGTTGCTCCATTGTTTTATAATGTTGATGATAATAAATTGTACATGATTGAAGAATAG
- a CDS encoding pseudouridine synthase: MEYTRLNKAIAETGYCSRREADKLIEKRKVKVNGKLAEMGVKVTREDEISVRGEVLTKVARNIYLVFNKPIGITCTTDLRIKGNIISYINYPERIFPIGRLDKPSDGLIFMTNDGDIVNKILRSRNNHEKEYIVTVNKKISSDFIKKMSNGVPILDTVTKKCRVTRVNNYTFKIILTQGLNRQIRRMCEFLGYEVTSLRRLRIMNISLGNLKPGKYRSFTKKELKDLLALCEDSLKTHDSF, encoded by the coding sequence ATGGAATACACTAGATTAAACAAGGCAATTGCAGAAACTGGATACTGTTCGAGAAGAGAAGCTGATAAGCTAATTGAAAAACGAAAGGTAAAAGTAAATGGTAAACTTGCCGAAATGGGTGTTAAAGTTACCCGCGAAGATGAAATATCGGTAAGAGGAGAAGTGCTTACTAAAGTAGCGCGTAATATTTATCTGGTTTTTAATAAACCCATTGGTATAACCTGTACTACCGACCTTCGAATAAAAGGAAACATCATATCCTACATTAATTATCCCGAAAGAATATTTCCAATTGGAAGATTAGATAAGCCAAGTGATGGTCTTATTTTTATGACCAATGATGGTGATATTGTAAATAAAATTCTTCGTTCCAGAAATAATCACGAGAAAGAGTACATTGTGACTGTTAATAAAAAGATAAGCTCCGATTTTATTAAGAAAATGAGTAATGGAGTCCCTATTCTCGATACAGTCACAAAAAAATGTCGTGTTACCAGAGTAAATAATTATACCTTTAAAATTATCCTGACTCAGGGATTAAATCGTCAGATTCGTAGGATGTGTGAATTTTTAGGATATGAAGTTACATCTTTAAGAAGATTAAGAATTATGAATATCTCTCTGGGAAATTTAAAGCCGGGAAAGTACCGTTCTTTTACTAAAAAAGAGTTGAAAGATTTGCTAGCTCTTTGTG
- a CDS encoding glutaminase — protein MQYQEIFSKIIFQMQNFKDLGNVASYIPELESVNPNKFGVHLCSLKGDNYSFGDSNEKFSIQSISKVLSLSMAFHIEKDDLWKRVGVEPSGTPFNSLVQLEYDKGIPRNPFINAGAIVITDILISNLSNPKNQFIEFVRKLSGNASINYSEKIAESEKSMGYRNAALCNLMKSFGNIKNDIDEVLDFYFNLCSVEMTCAELARTFLFLANYGKDIFSGEKIISSSKSKRINAVMQLCGLYDEAGEFSFKVGLPGKSGVGGGIVAVYPNNYSIAVWSPRLNVKGNSGKGMLFLEKFTSETKSSIF, from the coding sequence ATGCAGTATCAGGAAATATTTTCGAAAATTATTTTTCAAATGCAGAATTTTAAAGATTTGGGTAATGTAGCATCTTATATTCCCGAGTTGGAATCTGTAAATCCCAATAAATTTGGTGTACATTTATGTTCCTTAAAAGGAGATAATTATAGTTTTGGCGATTCTAATGAAAAATTTTCTATTCAGAGTATTTCTAAAGTCTTATCGTTAAGTATGGCTTTCCATATAGAGAAAGATGATTTGTGGAAACGTGTTGGGGTAGAGCCTTCGGGAACACCTTTTAATTCGTTGGTGCAGTTAGAATACGATAAGGGGATTCCAAGAAATCCATTTATAAATGCAGGAGCAATTGTTATTACTGATATTTTGATAAGTAATTTGTCTAATCCTAAAAATCAATTTATAGAATTTGTAAGGAAATTATCGGGCAATGCAAGTATTAATTACTCTGAGAAAATAGCCGAATCGGAAAAATCTATGGGATATAGAAATGCGGCACTTTGTAATTTAATGAAATCTTTTGGTAATATTAAAAATGATATTGATGAGGTATTAGATTTCTATTTTAACCTTTGTTCTGTTGAAATGACATGCGCAGAATTGGCACGTACATTTTTGTTTTTGGCAAATTATGGTAAGGATATCTTTTCAGGAGAGAAAATTATTAGCAGCAGCAAATCGAAAAGAATAAATGCGGTAATGCAATTGTGCGGATTGTACGATGAAGCCGGAGAGTTTTCCTTTAAAGTTGGTTTGCCAGGGAAAAGTGGTGTGGGAGGTGGAATTGTGGCTGTGTATCCAAACAATTATAGTATTGCAGTATGGAGTCCTCGTTTAAATGTAAAAGGGAACTCTGGTAAAGGAATGCTGTTTCTCGAAAAATTTACCAGTGAAACTAAGTCTTCTATATTTTAG